In Desertifilum tharense IPPAS B-1220, one DNA window encodes the following:
- a CDS encoding cellulase family glycosylhydrolase has protein sequence MFESLIPETGNPLNPVATAELTPQDPNFVADNRVSQPSAYQSPTAGTELLPTPASIGIIDTGFNHWTSADRPDLTIGSDWVDGDRDPFVLQDTLTHGSAIAHTIGNTASLWIGRGVDPAGGNWAASLVEYTNQAQASGQNAIANLSFELRTPQGEVRTELTPEERTALQYAQERGVLIVVAAGHSETPSALAATTEFSNIIAVGALSPTGDTAADYSTPGVDLLAPSLNPELGIEGTSIATANVSRAAATLWNANPELSASQIAELLKQTATDLNEPGWDALTGYGALNLDQAAEVASFTTPDGSATGTFVTLTPEQLGILSAKLNTSPLAGTGKFEIQNGKIYDPNGREFIAKGVNLNGPGFGWPGNPISYSDQIVNTWKFNAIRLNVQELQPSQYQYAENGSVRDIINHYTSKGVVVMIEPHENTGGWFEGRQLDQLANWHRQLASEYKNNPYVWFNVSNEPGGTDSWDKSKWVNQNTKVIDAIRGAGNNNIIVLDDVFWGQGRGSWGSDKPFNKEASAITSSQNPFKQQKNILFSVHLYDQWVGASKQLADYFAEVQAQKLPIVLGEYGSMGDGTFQGVVQDGLKIAQDKEIGRFAWSWWGGDHFDFTKTGNGSNGGGQHTQLSNGNPTNLTWFGQQVWADNRRSENLEMMGDITPTPTPTPTPAPAPAPTPGFSVPQPTTIPGGFRVQAENYSNAYDLTPQNEGGQYRSDRGVDIQTTTDAGGGYNVGWIKKGEWLEYDINVPTAGSYKLSARVASNATGTKSLRFASTSGQTLGQPLNFTDASGWQSWRNVETTATLQAGTQKIRVYAESDSFNLNYFEIVAASTTPTPTPTPTPAPTPAPRSTIQVEAENMSLTHYRSETNWQASGNKVITLLDSGSNTGEASYTWSGPSGRYKVMAAYVDENDGASELSLSVGNSSKTWKADANTNRIEEREIFGDISLSSGTPVTFKGSRNLEEYARLDYLKFVPV, from the coding sequence ATGTTTGAATCATTGATTCCAGAAACCGGAAACCCCCTCAACCCCGTTGCAACCGCAGAACTCACCCCACAAGATCCCAACTTCGTTGCAGATAACCGCGTTTCCCAACCCAGCGCCTATCAATCGCCAACAGCGGGTACCGAACTCCTCCCCACACCTGCTAGCATCGGCATCATTGATACCGGATTCAATCATTGGACGAGTGCAGATCGTCCAGACCTAACGATTGGCAGCGATTGGGTAGATGGCGATCGCGATCCCTTCGTCCTTCAAGATACCCTCACCCACGGCAGCGCGATCGCCCACACCATCGGCAACACCGCCAGCCTGTGGATCGGTCGTGGCGTCGATCCTGCCGGAGGAAACTGGGCCGCCTCCTTAGTCGAATATACCAACCAAGCGCAAGCCAGCGGACAAAACGCGATCGCCAACCTCAGCTTTGAACTCCGCACCCCTCAAGGCGAAGTCCGAACCGAACTCACCCCCGAAGAACGCACCGCCCTGCAATACGCCCAAGAACGCGGCGTTTTGATCGTCGTCGCCGCCGGCCACTCCGAAACCCCCTCCGCCCTAGCCGCCACCACCGAATTCTCCAACATCATCGCCGTCGGCGCACTCTCCCCCACCGGAGACACCGCCGCCGACTACTCCACCCCAGGCGTTGACCTCCTCGCCCCCAGTCTCAACCCCGAACTCGGCATCGAAGGCACCAGCATCGCCACCGCCAACGTTAGCCGCGCCGCCGCCACCCTGTGGAACGCCAACCCAGAACTCAGCGCCAGCCAAATTGCAGAACTCCTCAAACAAACCGCCACAGACCTAAACGAACCCGGATGGGATGCCTTAACCGGATACGGCGCATTAAACCTCGACCAAGCCGCAGAAGTCGCCAGCTTCACCACCCCCGACGGTAGCGCCACCGGCACCTTCGTCACCCTCACCCCCGAACAACTCGGCATCCTCAGCGCCAAACTCAACACCTCTCCCCTCGCCGGAACCGGAAAATTTGAAATCCAAAACGGCAAAATTTACGACCCCAACGGTCGCGAATTCATCGCCAAAGGCGTTAACCTCAACGGCCCTGGGTTTGGCTGGCCTGGAAACCCCATTAGCTACTCCGATCAAATCGTCAACACCTGGAAATTCAACGCCATCCGCCTCAACGTCCAAGAATTGCAACCCTCTCAATATCAGTATGCAGAAAACGGTAGCGTGCGAGATATCATCAACCACTACACCAGCAAGGGCGTAGTCGTGATGATTGAACCCCACGAAAATACCGGCGGCTGGTTTGAAGGTCGGCAACTCGATCAACTTGCCAACTGGCACCGCCAACTCGCCTCCGAGTATAAAAATAATCCCTACGTCTGGTTTAACGTCTCCAACGAACCGGGCGGAACCGACTCTTGGGATAAGTCCAAATGGGTGAACCAAAATACTAAAGTCATCGACGCCATTCGCGGCGCAGGTAACAACAACATCATCGTGCTAGACGATGTATTTTGGGGTCAAGGTCGCGGCAGTTGGGGCAGCGACAAACCCTTCAACAAAGAAGCCAGCGCCATTACCTCCAGCCAAAACCCCTTTAAACAGCAAAAAAATATCCTCTTCTCCGTTCACCTCTACGACCAATGGGTCGGCGCTAGCAAGCAACTGGCGGACTATTTTGCTGAAGTCCAAGCCCAAAAACTGCCCATCGTCCTCGGCGAGTACGGTTCAATGGGTGACGGCACCTTCCAAGGCGTCGTTCAAGATGGCCTGAAAATTGCTCAAGACAAGGAAATTGGGCGCTTTGCCTGGAGTTGGTGGGGTGGCGACCATTTTGACTTCACCAAAACCGGGAACGGCAGTAACGGCGGCGGACAACACACTCAACTCAGCAATGGCAACCCCACGAACTTAACCTGGTTTGGTCAGCAAGTATGGGCCGATAACCGCCGCAGCGAGAACCTGGAGATGATGGGCGATATTACCCCCACTCCCACGCCAACGCCAACGCCAGCACCCGCACCTGCACCCACTCCTGGCTTCAGCGTTCCCCAACCCACTACAATTCCTGGAGGGTTCAGAGTTCAAGCCGAAAATTACAGTAATGCCTACGATCTCACCCCTCAAAATGAAGGCGGACAATATCGTAGCGATCGCGGCGTCGATATTCAAACCACAACTGATGCTGGCGGCGGTTATAACGTCGGCTGGATTAAAAAGGGTGAATGGCTAGAATACGACATTAACGTGCCGACCGCTGGAAGCTACAAACTTTCTGCCAGAGTTGCCTCGAATGCGACAGGGACTAAATCTCTCCGGTTCGCCTCGACTAGCGGTCAAACCCTCGGACAGCCGTTAAATTTCACCGATGCTAGCGGTTGGCAAAGCTGGCGCAATGTGGAAACCACCGCCACCCTACAAGCCGGTACCCAAAAGATCCGCGTCTATGCAGAAAGCGACTCCTTCAACCTCAACTATTTTGAGATCGTCGCGGCCAGTACAACCCCCACTCCTACTCCTACCCCGACGCCTGCCCCTACCCCTGCACCTCGTTCTACTATCCAAGTCGAAGCGGAAAATATGTCGCTGACTCACTATCGCTCAGAAACCAATTGGCAAGCTTCTGGTAATAAAGTGATTACATTGCTTGACAGTGGTTCCAATACAGGGGAAGCCTCTTATACCTGGTCGGGGCCAAGCGGACGGTATAAAGTGATGGCAGCCTATGTTGATGAAAATGACGGCGCATCGGAGTTAAGTCTCTCGGTGGGTAATAGCAGCAAAACCTGGAAAGCTGATGCGAATACGAACCGCATTGAGGAACGGGAAATCTTTGGCGATATCTCCCTGTCTTCGGGAACCCCAGTTACCTTTAAAGGCAGTCGCAATTTAGAAGAATATGCCCGCTTAGACTACCTAAAATTTGTCCCCGTCTAA
- a CDS encoding tetratricopeptide repeat protein, whose amino-acid sequence MLQDFAQNARFVLSIGLLIFSPLLFVTQQAVANLSLSLSQAASQSQEAARQAYQEGQQLYEQGTAESLQQAIVKFEAALQLYRALGDRAQESEALSYLGIIYDTLGDKPRAIALYNESLSILQAAGDRSGEAVLLNNLGKVYSDLGQSSTALEFYNQALALARSTQQPELQVLVLDHLAQEYTQANEPQRAIAHYQQLLPLLQAAEDATQAALTLSKIAELYLKLGERQTALEYYQHGLELARSLSNPAWEMQFLNVLTAVALQLNNQSQALDYLTQHLQIARQIGDPMTEAILLNNLANLYRQMGEVPKALTVLQQILPQVESLNHPAAQAAIFNNIAQVYSELGDKQQAIPLFTQALSLAEGLGDRALETSIVQNLGLIYADLGDKQTALTYYEQALLIARETDSKASESLTLASIGAVYDALGERQKALDSYNQALDLARAIGDRANQAVILNNLAVVYYWLGEKQQSLDLLEQVLALRQKLGDKAGEATTLNNLGRAYSDFKEPQKALEFYDRALRLFQETGNKTGSAIALNNIGRIYASLSDFPKALAYYNQALPLSQDSEDQNGIAIALDNIASAYLDLGNPQTALEYYNRALPLRTRIGDRSGEARSRYGIAQAQRARGDLNAARENIESALQIIEDLRAKIGSQQLRTSYFATVQNYYQFYIDLLMQLHQNYPNRGYDAQALHANERAKARSLLEILTEANADIRQGIDPQLLERERNLQQQLNATEQSRLKLLEGQYQQRQLNELTQKIDALATELQRIEAQIRSTNPRYANLKYPQPLTVPQIQQQILEADTLLLAYHLGEERSYLWAVSKTGITSHLLPKRSEIEALAKDFYAQLLGGAEISNEVGGELSQILLSPVTEQLKNQRLLIVSEGALQYIPFAALPLPLDSTQPLLVQNEILSLPSASTLGLLRQELKDRPLAPKRLAIIADPVFQPSDSRLQDPLTPQDGILIASGPLQRSAFDVGVSFTRLGYSRVEAEQILSLVPPEQRTAAFDFDASRSAATNPELAEYQLIHFATHGLMNSVRPELSGVVFSLVNAQGEEQDGFLRLNDIFNLRLPAELVVLSACETGLGPEVRGEGLVSLTRGFMYAGAKRVVVSLWSVNDLETAELMQRYYQQMLQNNLSPVAALRAAQLEMWGTEEWKAPYYWAAFIIQGDW is encoded by the coding sequence ATGCTTCAGGATTTTGCTCAAAATGCTCGTTTTGTTCTGTCTATTGGCTTGCTGATTTTTAGTCCCCTGTTGTTCGTGACTCAGCAAGCGGTAGCCAACCTCAGTTTAAGCTTGAGTCAAGCGGCTTCCCAGTCCCAGGAGGCTGCTCGTCAAGCCTATCAGGAAGGACAACAACTGTACGAACAAGGGACGGCTGAATCTTTGCAACAGGCGATTGTTAAGTTTGAAGCTGCCCTTCAACTCTACCGGGCTTTGGGCGATCGCGCTCAGGAATCAGAAGCCCTCAGTTACCTAGGCATTATCTACGATACGTTGGGAGATAAGCCAAGGGCGATCGCACTTTACAACGAGTCGCTATCGATCTTGCAGGCTGCGGGCGATCGCAGTGGCGAAGCGGTACTGTTGAATAACTTGGGTAAGGTCTATTCCGATTTAGGACAATCTTCCACGGCTCTAGAATTCTATAATCAAGCGCTGGCGCTTGCCCGTTCGACTCAACAGCCAGAGTTACAAGTTTTGGTATTAGACCACCTGGCTCAAGAATATACTCAGGCGAACGAACCCCAAAGGGCGATCGCCCATTATCAACAGCTTCTTCCTTTATTGCAAGCGGCTGAGGATGCCACCCAAGCGGCGCTAACGTTGAGTAAAATCGCCGAACTGTATTTGAAACTGGGAGAACGGCAAACCGCACTAGAGTATTATCAACATGGATTGGAGTTAGCGCGATCGCTCTCTAACCCAGCTTGGGAAATGCAATTTCTCAATGTCTTAACTGCTGTGGCGCTCCAACTGAACAATCAATCGCAAGCTTTAGATTATCTGACTCAACACTTACAAATTGCTCGGCAAATTGGCGATCCGATGACTGAGGCGATACTCCTCAATAATCTGGCAAATTTGTATCGGCAAATGGGAGAAGTCCCCAAAGCCCTAACTGTATTACAGCAAATTTTGCCCCAAGTAGAATCCCTCAATCATCCCGCTGCCCAAGCTGCGATTTTTAACAATATTGCCCAAGTTTATTCCGAATTGGGGGATAAGCAACAAGCCATTCCCTTATTTACTCAAGCCTTATCCCTGGCAGAAGGTTTAGGCGATCGCGCTTTAGAAACCTCAATTGTTCAAAATCTGGGTTTAATTTATGCCGATCTAGGAGACAAGCAAACGGCCCTAACCTATTACGAACAAGCCTTATTAATCGCTCGCGAAACTGACAGCAAAGCCTCAGAGTCCTTAACGCTTGCGAGTATTGGGGCAGTTTATGACGCCCTTGGGGAGCGGCAAAAAGCCTTAGACTCTTACAATCAAGCCTTAGACCTAGCGCGGGCAATTGGCGATCGTGCCAATCAAGCCGTCATTCTTAATAATCTAGCAGTTGTTTACTATTGGTTAGGCGAAAAACAACAATCCCTCGATTTGCTTGAGCAAGTCTTAGCCCTGCGTCAGAAACTCGGCGATAAAGCCGGGGAAGCTACCACGCTCAATAACTTAGGGCGTGCCTACTCAGACTTCAAAGAACCCCAGAAAGCCTTAGAATTTTACGACCGGGCGTTGCGTTTGTTTCAAGAAACGGGAAACAAAACCGGAAGCGCAATCGCTCTCAACAACATCGGTCGAATTTACGCCAGTTTATCCGATTTTCCCAAAGCCTTAGCGTATTATAACCAAGCCTTACCCCTATCTCAGGACAGTGAGGATCAAAATGGCATAGCGATCGCTCTCGATAACATCGCCTCTGCTTATCTTGACCTCGGCAACCCGCAAACCGCCCTAGAGTATTACAATCGAGCCTTACCCCTCAGAACAAGAATAGGCGATCGATCGGGGGAAGCGCGATCGCGCTACGGGATAGCTCAAGCCCAACGCGCCAGGGGAGACCTAAACGCAGCGCGGGAAAACATCGAATCTGCCCTACAAATTATTGAAGACCTGCGAGCAAAAATAGGCAGCCAGCAACTGCGAACCTCATACTTTGCCACCGTCCAAAATTACTATCAATTTTATATTGACCTGTTAATGCAATTGCATCAAAATTACCCTAATCGAGGGTATGATGCCCAAGCTCTGCACGCCAACGAACGAGCCAAAGCGCGATCGCTCCTTGAAATCCTCACAGAAGCCAACGCCGACATCCGCCAAGGCATCGATCCGCAACTCCTCGAACGAGAACGCAACCTACAACAGCAACTCAACGCCACCGAACAAAGCCGCCTCAAACTCCTCGAAGGTCAGTACCAGCAGCGACAGCTCAACGAACTCACCCAAAAAATAGACGCTCTCGCCACCGAACTCCAGCGCATCGAAGCCCAGATTCGCAGCACCAACCCGCGCTACGCTAACCTCAAATATCCCCAACCCCTCACCGTTCCCCAAATTCAGCAACAAATCCTAGAGGCAGATACCCTTCTACTTGCCTACCACCTAGGCGAAGAACGCAGCTATCTTTGGGCAGTCAGCAAAACGGGAATCACCAGCCACCTTCTTCCCAAACGTAGCGAAATTGAAGCCCTTGCCAAAGACTTTTACGCTCAACTGCTAGGCGGCGCAGAAATTAGCAATGAAGTAGGCGGAGAACTCAGCCAAATCTTACTCTCTCCTGTCACCGAACAACTCAAAAATCAACGCTTGCTGATCGTCAGCGAGGGAGCCTTACAATATATTCCCTTCGCCGCCCTTCCCCTCCCTTTAGACTCCACCCAACCCCTATTAGTCCAAAACGAGATCCTCAGCTTACCCTCCGCCTCCACCTTGGGTTTATTGCGCCAAGAACTTAAAGATCGTCCCCTTGCCCCCAAACGCCTCGCCATCATTGCCGATCCAGTTTTTCAGCCCAGCGACTCCCGCTTGCAAGATCCCCTTACCCCCCAAGACGGCATCTTAATCGCTTCTGGTCCCTTGCAACGTTCCGCTTTTGATGTGGGCGTCAGTTTTACGCGCCTCGGCTACAGTCGCGTTGAAGCCGAACAAATTCTTTCCCTTGTTCCCCCAGAGCAACGCACTGCCGCTTTTGACTTTGACGCTTCTCGCAGCGCCGCCACTAACCCAGAACTGGCTGAGTATCAACTGATTCACTTTGCCACTCACGGCTTAATGAATAGCGTTCGTCCAGAGCTATCGGGGGTTGTGTTCTCCCTCGTGAATGCCCAAGGGGAAGAACAAGATGGCTTTTTACGCCTCAACGATATTTTTAACCTCAGATTACCGGCGGAACTAGTGGTTTTAAGCGCCTGCGAAACCGGACTTGGCCCAGAAGTGAGAGGAGAAGGGTTAGTGAGTCTCACCAGAGGCTTTATGTATGCTGGAGCCAAGCGCGTGGTTGTTAGTTTATGGAGTGTCAACGATCTAGAAACCGCAGAACTCATGCAACGCTATTACCAGCAAATGCTCCAAAACAATCTAAGCCCAGTTGCAGCATTGCGGGCGGCACAGTTGGAAATGTGGGGAACAGAAGAATGGAAAGCGCCCTATTACTGGGCGGCTTTCATCATTCAAGGAGATTGGTAG
- a CDS encoding caspase family protein — translation MVSYSRRQFLRFASLSLASLGLSQFPLWQQGDRYGKVLAQGSSRKVALLVGINQYSSAPLEGCITDVELQRHLLIHRFGFNPKDIHTLTDSQATRQNLLDAFEEYLIKPVKAGDVAVYHFSGHGSRVFDPDPIPHLTRSDGTGLNGTLVPADGHLPNGYPSTGGTVKDIMGHTLFLLMSAVPTENFTAVLDSCYSGGATRRDFRVRSRQGGRQLEVSPEEKAYQEKWLSKLQLSREEYVRRYREGVAKGVVFAASRPNQTAADAPFNGFAAGAFTYLLTQYLWEQTGTPESAIAHIVPQIPRRFYQIPIYEVKPQSDYADRSVYFLKPSTPPASAVLTARTGQQANIWLGGLTPQGIAELEPGTQFTPLQGSGKAVFQSREGLVGTVTLEGNLQPGTLLQKG, via the coding sequence ATGGTTAGTTATTCTCGGCGTCAGTTTTTACGCTTTGCCAGTCTTTCTTTAGCTTCGCTCGGTCTCAGCCAGTTTCCCCTCTGGCAACAGGGAGATCGCTATGGTAAGGTGTTAGCTCAAGGCAGTTCGCGCAAAGTTGCTTTATTAGTAGGAATTAACCAATACAGTTCTGCCCCCCTCGAAGGTTGCATTACCGATGTAGAACTCCAGCGACACTTGTTAATTCATCGGTTTGGCTTTAATCCCAAAGATATTCATACCCTAACCGACTCCCAAGCCACTCGTCAAAATCTCTTAGATGCCTTTGAAGAGTATTTGATTAAACCTGTCAAAGCTGGAGATGTTGCCGTTTATCACTTTTCAGGACATGGTTCTCGCGTTTTCGATCCCGATCCCATTCCCCACCTGACTCGCAGCGATGGAACCGGGTTAAACGGGACGCTGGTTCCGGCCGACGGTCATTTACCGAATGGTTATCCCAGCACTGGGGGAACAGTCAAGGATATTATGGGGCATACGCTATTTTTGCTAATGTCAGCAGTGCCCACCGAGAACTTTACCGCCGTTTTAGATAGCTGTTATTCTGGGGGAGCAACCCGTCGAGACTTCCGGGTGCGATCGCGCCAAGGGGGACGCCAACTCGAAGTTTCCCCCGAAGAAAAAGCCTATCAAGAAAAATGGCTCTCCAAGCTTCAGCTGTCCCGCGAAGAATACGTCCGGCGCTACCGCGAGGGGGTGGCTAAGGGGGTTGTTTTCGCGGCCAGCAGACCCAACCAAACCGCCGCAGATGCGCCCTTCAATGGGTTCGCAGCCGGAGCCTTTACCTATCTGCTCACTCAATATCTCTGGGAACAAACCGGCACGCCAGAAAGCGCCATTGCTCATATTGTCCCCCAAATTCCCCGGCGGTTTTACCAAATTCCGATCTATGAGGTCAAACCCCAGAGCGACTACGCCGATCGATCGGTCTATTTTCTTAAACCCTCAACTCCCCCGGCTAGTGCAGTTTTGACCGCGCGTACAGGTCAACAAGCTAACATTTGGCTCGGCGGTTTAACCCCTCAAGGCATTGCTGAGTTAGAACCCGGAACTCAATTTACACCGCTTCAAGGTTCGGGGAAAGCTGTTTTTCAGTCTCGCGAGGGTTTGGTGGGGACTGTCACCCTTGAGGGAAATCTGCAACCGGGAACCTTGCTACAAAAAGGTTAG
- a CDS encoding DUF4177 domain-containing protein: MLKWEYFLLRIDYSAGDLRPQGLNLPDLSDRQDRKTNADISDYLNVLGEQGWELVTMNYTPGYGYGFLIFKRPKATTPYS, translated from the coding sequence ATGCTGAAGTGGGAATATTTCTTGCTGCGAATTGATTACAGTGCTGGCGATCTTCGACCTCAAGGTCTGAACCTACCCGATCTTAGCGATCGCCAAGACCGCAAAACCAATGCTGATATCAGCGACTACCTCAACGTTTTGGGGGAACAAGGCTGGGAACTCGTAACTATGAACTATACGCCGGGATATGGTTACGGGTTTTTGATTTTTAAACGGCCCAAGGCAACGACCCCCTACAGTTGA
- a CDS encoding SpoIID/LytB domain-containing protein — protein MKSGRSSSSWLTSLKPLAGLGKIALGLPLLWAIAIAQPAFANEQVELRVAIKENVSQLKVGSSTNAIVRDGGGQVLGQIAAMDGFSAQVNGGNIAIGNWRASRIWIEPTGDGLVWIGDRWYRGRTLLAATPKGVTAVNYVDLEKYLYSVLGGEMPPSWPLEALKAQAVAARSYALHQREKTRNELFDVGNTTAWQVYKGVEDEYTSTQQAVNETAGQVLAYEGRVIEAVFHSSSGGHTENVEDIWTQPLPYLRAVPDFDQEAPVYQWEKTFTQAELSNRIGGVGTIRSMTPERRTPQGRIVTMRVVGDAGQKVVSGNAIRSALDLRSTLFEVRTLNSGQSKDNAGVRFQITGRGFGHGLGMSQYGANGLARRGYNYQQILLHYYKNASLARIQVE, from the coding sequence ATGAAATCCGGACGCTCCTCAAGTTCCTGGTTAACCTCTCTCAAACCCTTGGCAGGCCTTGGAAAAATTGCCTTGGGTCTTCCCCTACTCTGGGCAATTGCGATCGCCCAACCCGCGTTTGCTAACGAGCAAGTTGAATTGCGGGTTGCGATTAAAGAAAATGTATCCCAACTCAAAGTCGGCAGTTCGACCAATGCGATCGTCCGCGATGGTGGCGGTCAGGTGTTAGGTCAAATTGCCGCAATGGATGGGTTTTCCGCTCAAGTCAATGGCGGTAATATTGCGATCGGCAATTGGAGAGCCAGCCGCATCTGGATTGAACCCACAGGAGACGGGTTAGTGTGGATTGGCGATCGCTGGTATCGCGGACGCACCCTATTAGCGGCCACTCCTAAAGGCGTCACGGCCGTTAACTACGTCGATTTAGAAAAGTACCTCTACAGCGTCCTTGGCGGCGAAATGCCCCCCAGTTGGCCTCTAGAAGCCTTAAAAGCCCAAGCTGTGGCCGCCCGTTCCTATGCCCTCCACCAGCGCGAAAAAACCCGCAATGAACTGTTTGATGTGGGTAATACCACCGCTTGGCAGGTTTATAAAGGCGTAGAAGACGAATACACCAGCACCCAACAGGCCGTTAACGAAACCGCCGGACAAGTGCTGGCTTACGAAGGTCGCGTCATTGAAGCAGTGTTTCATTCCTCCTCTGGCGGTCATACCGAGAACGTTGAAGATATCTGGACGCAACCGCTTCCCTATTTACGCGCCGTTCCCGACTTTGACCAAGAAGCCCCCGTTTATCAGTGGGAGAAAACCTTTACCCAAGCTGAACTGAGCAACCGTATTGGCGGTGTAGGAACGATCCGTTCGATGACCCCAGAACGGAGAACGCCTCAAGGTCGGATTGTCACCATGCGGGTTGTCGGCGATGCTGGACAAAAAGTGGTGAGTGGAAATGCGATCCGCTCGGCTTTGGATCTTAGAAGTACCCTATTTGAGGTCAGAACGCTCAATTCCGGTCAATCTAAAGATAACGCCGGAGTCAGATTCCAAATTACCGGACGCGGGTTTGGTCACGGTTTAGGCATGAGTCAATACGGCGCGAACGGACTCGCCCGGAGAGGTTATAACTATCAACAGATTCTCTTGCACTACTATAAGAATGCTTCTTTAGCCCGCATTCAAGTTGAATAA
- a CDS encoding ribonuclease Z, with product MQITFLGTSSGVPTRSRNVSAIAFRLPQKAEVWLFDCGEGTQHQFQRSELKVSQLRRIFVTHMHGDHIFGLMGLLASCGLAGNVERIDIYGPPKLNEYLTTCARYSQTHFSYPIKVHTVVPGTVYEDDEFIVRCAPLKHRVPAFGYRVEEKDRAGHFKVEKAKALGIPPGPLYGQLKRGEWVTLPDGRKINGATLCGPLQPGRKFAYCTDTIFCDSAVELAQGVDLLIHEATFAHQDAQLAYDRLHSTSTMAAQVALAAQVKQLMMTHFSPRYAPGNSLQLDDLLAEAQAIFPNTQMARDFLTYEVPRDGAESEN from the coding sequence GTGCAGATTACATTTTTAGGAACGAGTTCCGGCGTCCCGACGCGATCGCGCAATGTTTCGGCGATCGCCTTTCGCTTACCCCAAAAAGCAGAAGTCTGGCTTTTTGACTGCGGCGAAGGCACCCAACATCAGTTTCAACGCAGCGAACTCAAAGTCAGCCAACTGCGGCGCATCTTCGTCACCCACATGCACGGCGACCATATTTTTGGCTTAATGGGACTGCTAGCCAGTTGCGGGTTAGCCGGAAATGTCGAACGCATCGATATCTACGGCCCGCCCAAACTCAATGAATACCTCACCACTTGCGCCCGCTATTCGCAAACCCACTTTTCCTATCCGATCAAAGTCCACACCGTCGTTCCCGGTACCGTCTACGAAGATGACGAATTTATCGTCAGATGCGCCCCCCTCAAACATCGCGTCCCCGCCTTTGGCTATCGCGTAGAAGAAAAAGACCGGGCGGGACACTTTAAAGTCGAAAAAGCCAAAGCCCTCGGCATTCCCCCCGGCCCGCTATACGGCCAACTCAAGCGCGGCGAATGGGTGACGCTACCCGACGGCCGCAAAATTAACGGCGCAACCTTATGCGGCCCCCTGCAACCCGGTCGCAAGTTTGCCTACTGTACGGATACCATTTTCTGCGATAGTGCCGTAGAACTCGCCCAAGGGGTCGATCTGCTGATCCACGAGGCCACCTTTGCCCATCAAGATGCTCAACTGGCTTACGATCGCCTGCACTCAACCTCCACAATGGCCGCTCAAGTCGCGCTGGCTGCCCAGGTTAAGCAATTGATGATGACTCATTTTAGCCCGCGTTACGCGCCGGGGAATTCCCTACAACTCGACGATCTCCTAGCCGAAGCGCAAGCTATCTTTCCCAATACCCAGATGGCCCGCGACTTCCTCACCTACGAAGTTCCTCGCGATGGGGCGGAGTCCGAAAATTAA